The nucleotide window AGACGCTGGCGGCGCCGCTCGGCCTGCTGTTCGGCCAGCCGCGCCTGGGCCCGCGCCGATCCGGGGTTACCGGTCGGCCTTGTTGACGGCATCTTTGAGCTGTTGCGGAGTCCAGCCGGCGGCATCGGCCTGGAGCTGATTGTTGATGAAGATGGTCGGCGTGCCCTGGACGCCGTCGTTGTTGGCCGCGGTGGCCGCCGACTGCATCCAGGATTGGTACTTCATGTTGTTCACCGCGGAGATGAAGTTGTCGCTCGGGTTGCCGACCTGCTTGGCCAGATCGATCAGCTGTTCGTTGGTCCAGGCCTTGCCGTAGTTCTGCCACAGCCCGAGGTAGAACGCCTCACCGAAACCGTCCGCCGCAGCCGCGGCCATCGCGTTGCCGGAGCGCAGCGAGCCCTGCTGGCCGTCCTCGTTGTCGATCACCGTCAGCACGAACAACTCGATCTTGACCTGGCCCTTCTTCTGCAGGTCCAGGATGGTGTCGCCGAGGTTGTCCTCGAACTCCGCGCAGTGCGGGCAGCGGAAGTCCTCGTACAGCTTCAGCGTGACCGGCGCGTTCTTGTCGCCGAGCACGATCGGCTTGCCGTCGGTGACAGTCACCTTGCCCCAGGTCGGGACGTCGCCGCTGGCCGTCTTCGGCTTGCCGAAGTTGGTCGCGTAGCCGATGCCGACCCCGATCACCGCGACCACGACGACGACCACCAGCACCAG belongs to Microlunatus elymi and includes:
- a CDS encoding DsbA family protein, which produces MSSDANRSNGGKNKPPKQDGSNARERARLAAEQKARQSKRRRLGLLVLVVVVVVAVIGVGIGYATNFGKPKTASGDVPTWGKVTVTDGKPIVLGDKNAPVTLKLYEDFRCPHCAEFEDNLGDTILDLQKKGQVKIELFVLTVIDNEDGQQGSLRSGNAMAAAAADGFGEAFYLGLWQNYGKAWTNEQLIDLAKQVGNPSDNFISAVNNMKYQSWMQSAATAANNDGVQGTPTIFINNQLQADAAGWTPQQLKDAVNKADR